The following are from one region of the Arcobacter defluvii genome:
- a CDS encoding type VI secretion system Vgr family protein — translation MEFNKATMEKINEISNFMYESINKLDSKATLQKVKGRIKLLNYKQEEIKGLIEEDYSIYSLTGNSNIDEIYSFNVSFISNEFLNIDLLLDTDVEIIIEDLINLRIKKNIFGKICKIEEDSIVAKKYMYKIEVVHPLYYLNFTNKYEIFQNKKFEDIIYEIIQRYSALLNTSLEIRIDKDKTPIREYTTQYNQSDLDFIMMLAQTEGYNLIFDYSNNQPYKVILCQLNDYALVNPVIKSISNFNIIKKFNATSHIEDYYDYNRPSKEYKINSNVYKENEEENPNSKQLQQELKVEKLKDKLNLLNESYYEDLTRYSNIDSLRETSKIKTIKAYSKEIQLKDSLLVELYDDKVNKSKEVIILGVKYKAYFPNALDEYTTLNQTLQYEVEVTCIPKEIIYKPNKTIKQTKIYGIQTAIVSNNENNLKEEENNIDVDEQGRVRVVFHFERNKTTSCYLRVSNISSGNNYGSMFIPRVNSEVIVSFINGDPDKPIIIGSLYNGENKIAHSLPNNKTKSYIRTYTTPQYEDEIGFNEILFEDKQGEEELNIKAQRDMNSLIQNDETRIVKHNQKIIIENDKIEDIKRDSKIIINNEQIVEVKSNSKEKIEKDKELTVEEDYDINVNKNLNLLVNDNLNIYTENNLISTIKNILHIYVEKDKQEKFLQNLYQEVVKDFGLEIDNDFYINSKEIKKEVHKEVNLNGKEEIVLRCGNNSISINSSGIYFHTLNFNSNSAYDGIVANNAQIVKSLFNLDFEGQ, via the coding sequence ATGGAATTTAATAAAGCAACTATGGAAAAGATAAATGAAATTTCTAATTTTATGTATGAATCAATAAATAAACTTGATAGTAAAGCGACATTGCAAAAAGTAAAAGGTAGAATAAAATTATTAAACTATAAGCAAGAAGAGATAAAAGGATTAATAGAAGAGGATTATTCAATTTATTCTTTAACAGGGAATAGTAATATAGATGAAATATATAGTTTTAATGTATCTTTTATAAGTAATGAATTTTTAAATATTGATTTATTATTAGATACTGATGTAGAAATTATAATTGAAGATTTAATAAATTTAAGAATAAAAAAAAATATATTTGGAAAAATTTGTAAAATAGAAGAAGATTCGATTGTTGCAAAAAAATATATGTATAAAATTGAAGTAGTACATCCTTTATATTATTTAAACTTTACAAATAAATATGAAATATTTCAGAATAAAAAATTTGAAGATATTATTTATGAAATAATACAAAGATATTCAGCATTATTAAATACATCTTTAGAGATAAGAATAGATAAAGATAAAACACCAATAAGAGAATATACAACTCAATATAATCAAAGTGATTTAGATTTTATAATGATGTTAGCTCAAACAGAAGGATATAATTTAATATTTGATTATAGTAATAATCAACCATATAAAGTAATACTATGCCAATTAAATGATTATGCTTTAGTAAATCCAGTAATAAAATCAATTTCTAATTTTAATATAATCAAAAAATTTAATGCAACTTCTCATATAGAGGATTATTATGATTATAATAGACCAAGTAAAGAATATAAAATAAATAGTAATGTATATAAAGAAAATGAAGAAGAAAATCCAAATAGTAAACAATTACAACAAGAATTAAAAGTAGAAAAATTAAAAGATAAATTGAATCTATTAAATGAGAGTTATTATGAAGATTTAACTAGATATAGTAATATAGATTCATTAAGAGAAACTTCAAAAATAAAAACAATAAAAGCTTATTCAAAAGAGATACAACTAAAAGATAGTTTATTAGTAGAACTATATGATGATAAAGTAAATAAATCAAAAGAAGTAATAATATTAGGAGTGAAATATAAAGCATACTTTCCAAATGCTTTAGATGAATATACAACTTTAAATCAAACCTTACAATATGAAGTAGAAGTAACTTGTATTCCAAAAGAAATAATATATAAACCAAATAAAACAATAAAACAAACAAAAATATATGGAATACAAACAGCAATAGTTTCAAATAATGAGAATAATTTAAAAGAAGAAGAGAATAATATAGATGTAGATGAACAAGGAAGAGTAAGAGTGGTGTTTCATTTTGAAAGAAATAAAACAACATCCTGTTACTTAAGAGTGTCAAATATTTCAAGTGGGAATAACTATGGTTCAATGTTTATACCAAGAGTAAATAGTGAAGTAATAGTAAGCTTTATAAATGGAGACCCTGATAAACCAATAATAATAGGGAGCTTATATAATGGTGAGAATAAAATAGCACATTCTTTGCCAAATAATAAAACGAAAAGTTATATAAGAACATATACGACACCACAATATGAAGATGAAATAGGATTTAATGAGATATTGTTTGAAGATAAACAAGGAGAAGAAGAATTAAATATAAAAGCACAAAGAGATATGAACTCTTTAATACAAAATGATGAGACAAGAATAGTAAAACATAATCAAAAGATAATAATAGAGAATGATAAGATAGAAGATATAAAAAGAGATTCAAAAATAATAATAAATAATGAACAAATAGTAGAAGTAAAATCAAATAGTAAAGAGAAGATAGAGAAAGATAAAGAATTAACAGTTGAAGAGGATTATGATATTAATGTTAACAAAAATCTTAATCTTTTGGTTAATGATAATTTAAATATTTATACAGAAAATAATCTAATAAGCACAATAAAAAATATATTACATATTTATGTTGAAAAAGATAAACAAGAAAAATTTCTTCAAAATTTATATCAAGAAGTAGTAAAAGATTTTGGGTTAGAAATAGATAATGATTTTTATATAAATTCAAAAGAGATAAAAAAAGAGGTACATAAAGAAGTAAATCTAAATGGCAAAGAAGAAATAGTATTAAGATGTGGAAATAATTCAATATCAATAAATAGTAGTGGAATATATTTTCATACATTAAATTTTAATAGTAATAGTGCATATGATGGAATAGTAGCAAATAATGCACAAATCGTAAAAAGTTTATTTAATTTAGATTTTGAAGGTCAATAA
- a CDS encoding serine/threonine-protein kinase, with the protein MENIVLNNRYIIEKKISQGGFCDIFLGRDIYDNYFNNFSKVVIKVPTKELLQKEDIDAFMYAEYSILKKLSSKNIVKVFDFGIDPQKVIPYIVMEYLDGKLLNDISISDLSLKDKYIIFKELIKTLKYLYKNNIVHCDISPYNIYIFEDDLILFDFGISKDLSNNTISFNRENYIAMNKKYSSPNIIKDKVNFDFDIYSVSIIIYEFIIGSSLNKDEIENLQKKEFKSYFFKTIKFILSILIKRN; encoded by the coding sequence ATGGAAAATATAGTATTAAATAATAGATATATTATAGAAAAAAAGATATCACAAGGAGGGTTTTGTGATATCTTTTTGGGAAGAGATATTTATGATAACTATTTTAATAATTTTTCAAAAGTTGTGATTAAAGTACCAACTAAAGAACTTTTACAAAAAGAAGATATTGATGCTTTTATGTATGCAGAATATTCTATTTTAAAAAAATTAAGTTCAAAAAATATTGTAAAAGTTTTTGATTTTGGCATAGATCCTCAAAAAGTTATTCCTTATATAGTAATGGAATACTTGGATGGGAAATTGCTTAATGATATATCTATTAGTGATTTGAGTCTAAAAGATAAATATATAATATTTAAAGAACTAATTAAAACTCTAAAATATTTATATAAAAATAATATAGTTCATTGTGATATTTCTCCTTATAATATCTATATTTTTGAAGATGATTTAATTTTATTTGATTTTGGTATTTCAAAAGATTTATCAAATAACACTATTTCATTTAATAGAGAAAATTATATTGCAATGAATAAAAAATATAGCTCACCAAATATTATTAAAGATAAAGTAAATTTTGATTTTGATATCTATTCTGTATCTATAATAATATATGAATTTATTATTGGTAGTTCTTTAAATAAAGATGAAATAGAAAATTTACAAAAAAAAGAATTTAAAAGTTATTTCTTTAAAACTATTAAATTTATATTAAGCATATTGATTAAAAGGAATTAA
- the tssM gene encoding type VI secretion system membrane subunit TssM, which produces MINFNFKKISIWAITISLVISLSIIFITPFIFESFKDLSFRLLISFTIFFLTVIILLLISLLRKKETQEVLEERILRNEYKKIINKKIKSLKSKFNKALRIVKNSSIYRFKSKYELPWYLIMGEKLEGKTSFIESSGLNFPINYEDTYQNEEDEKFKWYFAEHSIFVDLPGNYIQQKDNPEDPIIWKYFLKFFIKRRWKRPINGIILAISIDTLQNKNNKELDNFAKNLRDRFDELSSAFMSSIPIYILITKTDKVEGFENYFNNLNGDEKDEILGVTFEEESLNDNNITQDFSSLLKRLNSSILDKMHFEWDLDNRGKIFLFTEKMSQILSKINYFVDTCFTETRYRKPLMLRGVYFTSIKKDYESSGKSKALFVKKLLENVIFEESEIGKIDENYKKKVKRNQIISYVASLTFLIFCGFFMMNNFINTNEKLNELENSYKEYSNLRNIVDYKSEFKDSNKLFNLVNKIQKDEFELRNNSFFNSFIFKYKDRSEELKRLYYSDLLRILLPQVANKIQNNITINLDDFSKTWDSTKAYLMLEILEKRDKDFLITYMSNDWNQTYSKDEILKNDLLSHWKYLLNEGFNSFDTSKQVIETARNRLIQLSAERLTYEDWKSKFSYLSSKDFSFEKVLGNNSSLFIGSDIKIPGLFTKLGYEAVVLDGKRVLNDILLNNWVIGQKVDLNEKEKDEYFEKIMSFYFNDYKTFWNEALINLNIISYDEIEKLNEQLAILTSSDSPILIILKHLKENTELYSSSEKVKDTLDINNQTISELTSNIALNKLDNFDVNSVSMIREFFKPYNDLLDEKYQSKNLLNTLFEEFNKTYEIMSNINGSVNFEEDAFKIVSNRVHGKVAPLLNQLKLMPPQVKKWYEVVMQGNLVFISKGAKSYINKKYRRMVLSFYKERIKGKYPADITNDDNFIKLDDFNEFFRKDGVLDNFYKEYISGFIDIDYEKSTARARNIDGNKLNFSKEFINSLIKAQNIRNVFFKNDGSFGTIFSIKPHTLGENLATAEITFDNTSIVYEHGPIIMKKINWPSDSLNSSVKLKLYDLSNKIVVEDYINNDWALFKFIDKSKNLTVKDDSLIVSFEKYDFKSSFEIGGVSRLYNSGNTLSFSIPNNI; this is translated from the coding sequence ATGATAAATTTTAATTTTAAAAAGATTTCAATTTGGGCTATTACAATATCTTTAGTTATATCTTTGTCAATTATTTTCATTACACCTTTTATATTTGAAAGTTTTAAAGATTTATCTTTTAGATTATTGATTTCATTTACTATTTTTTTTCTTACAGTAATAATATTATTATTGATTTCTTTACTAAGAAAAAAAGAAACACAAGAAGTTTTAGAAGAAAGAATTTTGAGAAATGAATATAAAAAAATTATTAATAAAAAAATAAAGAGTTTAAAATCTAAGTTTAATAAAGCATTGAGAATAGTCAAAAATTCTTCTATCTATCGATTTAAATCAAAGTATGAATTACCTTGGTATTTAATAATGGGTGAAAAATTAGAAGGTAAAACTTCTTTTATTGAGTCTTCAGGTTTAAATTTCCCTATCAATTATGAAGATACTTATCAAAATGAAGAAGACGAAAAATTTAAATGGTATTTTGCTGAACATTCAATTTTTGTTGATTTACCAGGAAATTATATTCAACAAAAAGATAATCCAGAAGATCCTATCATTTGGAAATACTTTTTAAAATTCTTTATAAAAAGGAGATGGAAAAGACCAATAAATGGAATCATTTTAGCTATTAGTATAGATACTTTACAAAATAAAAACAATAAAGAGTTAGATAATTTTGCAAAAAATCTAAGAGATAGATTTGATGAATTATCTAGTGCTTTTATGTCTAGTATACCTATTTATATTTTGATTACAAAAACTGATAAAGTAGAAGGATTTGAAAACTATTTTAATAATTTAAATGGTGATGAAAAAGATGAAATATTAGGTGTTACTTTTGAAGAAGAGAGTTTAAATGATAATAATATAACTCAAGATTTTTCTTCATTATTAAAAAGATTAAATTCTTCTATTTTAGATAAGATGCATTTTGAATGGGATTTAGATAACAGAGGTAAGATTTTTTTATTTACTGAAAAAATGTCTCAAATTTTGTCAAAAATAAATTATTTTGTAGATACTTGTTTTACTGAAACAAGATATAGAAAACCTTTGATGTTAAGAGGTGTATATTTTACTTCTATTAAAAAAGATTATGAATCAAGTGGAAAATCAAAAGCTTTATTTGTTAAAAAACTTCTTGAAAATGTAATTTTTGAAGAATCAGAAATCGGAAAAATTGATGAAAACTATAAGAAAAAAGTAAAAAGAAATCAAATAATTTCTTATGTTGCAAGTTTAACTTTTCTTATTTTTTGTGGTTTTTTTATGATGAATAATTTTATAAATACTAATGAAAAACTTAATGAATTAGAAAATAGCTATAAAGAGTATTCTAATCTAAGAAATATAGTTGATTATAAAAGTGAGTTTAAAGATAGTAATAAGTTATTTAATCTAGTAAATAAAATTCAAAAAGATGAATTTGAATTAAGAAACAACTCTTTTTTTAACTCTTTTATTTTTAAATATAAAGATAGAAGTGAAGAATTAAAAAGATTATATTATAGTGATTTATTAAGAATATTATTACCACAAGTTGCAAATAAAATACAAAATAACATTACTATTAATTTAGATGATTTTTCAAAAACATGGGATAGTACAAAAGCATATTTAATGCTAGAGATTTTGGAAAAAAGAGATAAAGATTTTTTAATTACATATATGAGTAATGATTGGAATCAAACATATTCAAAAGATGAAATATTAAAAAATGATTTATTATCTCATTGGAAGTATCTTTTAAATGAAGGATTTAATTCCTTTGATACATCTAAACAAGTTATTGAAACAGCAAGAAATAGATTGATTCAATTAAGTGCAGAAAGATTGACTTATGAAGATTGGAAAAGTAAATTTTCTTATTTGAGCTCGAAAGATTTTTCTTTTGAAAAAGTTTTGGGAAATAATAGTTCATTATTTATTGGTTCAGATATAAAAATACCAGGGTTATTTACTAAATTAGGTTATGAAGCTGTTGTTTTAGATGGAAAAAGAGTTTTAAATGATATTTTATTAAATAATTGGGTTATAGGACAAAAAGTTGATTTAAATGAAAAAGAAAAAGATGAATATTTTGAAAAAATTATGAGTTTTTATTTTAATGATTATAAAACTTTTTGGAATGAAGCTTTAATTAATTTGAATATTATATCTTATGATGAAATTGAAAAATTAAATGAACAATTAGCCATATTAACTTCTAGTGATTCTCCTATTCTTATTATATTGAAACATTTAAAAGAGAATACAGAACTTTATTCATCTTCTGAAAAAGTAAAAGATACATTAGATATAAATAATCAAACTATTTCTGAATTAACATCAAATATTGCATTAAATAAATTAGATAATTTTGATGTGAATAGTGTTTCAATGATAAGAGAATTTTTTAAACCATATAATGATTTATTAGATGAAAAATATCAATCAAAAAATCTTTTGAATACATTATTTGAGGAGTTTAATAAAACTTATGAAATTATGAGCAATATAAATGGTTCTGTAAATTTTGAAGAGGATGCTTTTAAAATAGTTTCAAATAGAGTTCATGGAAAAGTTGCTCCTCTTTTAAATCAACTAAAACTAATGCCTCCACAGGTAAAAAAATGGTATGAAGTTGTTATGCAGGGCAATCTAGTATTTATTTCAAAAGGTGCAAAATCTTATATAAATAAAAAATACAGAAGAATGGTTTTATCTTTTTATAAAGAAAGAATAAAAGGAAAATATCCTGCTGATATAACTAATGATGATAATTTTATAAAACTTGATGATTTCAATGAATTTTTTAGAAAAGATGGTGTTTTAGATAATTTTTATAAAGAATATATTTCAGGTTTTATTGATATAGATTATGAAAAATCAACAGCAAGAGCAAGAAATATAGATGGTAATAAATTGAATTTCTCAAAAGAATTTATTAATAGTTTAATAAAAGCACAAAATATTAGAAATGTATTTTTTAAGAATGATGGTAGTTTTGGAACGATTTTTAGTATTAAACCTCATACTTTAGGTGAAAATTTAGCAACAGCTGAGATAACATTTGATAATACTTCTATTGTTTATGAACATGGACCAATTATTATGAAAAAAATAAATTGGCCTAGTGATTCTTTGAATAGTTCTGTAAAACTTAAACTATATGATTTAAGTAATAAAATTGTTGTAGAAGATTATATAAATAATGATTGGGCTTTATTTAAATTTATTGACAAATCAAAAAATTTAACAGTTAAAGATGATTCTTTAATCGTATCTTTTGAAAAATATGATTTTAAAAGTTCCTTTGAAATAGGTGGTGTTTCTAGATTATATAATAGTGGAAATACTTTATCTTTCTCAATACCAAATAATATATAA
- the icmH gene encoding type IVB secretion system protein IcmH/DotU: MNNSTVLISKDVNKQKITNFKKENSFSEFKNKAIYKNDIKEKDFQNVSFNPFLLVATPLIESVLELKENSKELNMDDIRDEFIAKINTFNESAVENKIENMEILVARYILCTFIDEIVNSTFSNNDSWFNKSLLNIFHNETYGGENFFHLMDKFLKTPAKYINILELMYICLSLGFLGKYRVVDRGEMEINNIKDSLYKQIKIVQGRDPIKFYTKVEPIKRRYKLFNKISYPLLLTFIFLLLTTFFIFLSYRLYEKNENFLNLINNISNTNIQKNIEETKNDKF; this comes from the coding sequence ATGAATAATAGTACAGTATTAATTTCAAAAGATGTTAATAAACAAAAAATAACAAATTTCAAAAAAGAAAATAGTTTTAGTGAATTTAAAAACAAAGCAATATATAAAAATGATATAAAAGAAAAAGATTTTCAAAATGTATCGTTTAATCCATTTTTATTAGTTGCAACTCCCTTAATAGAATCTGTTTTAGAATTAAAAGAAAATTCAAAAGAATTAAATATGGATGATATAAGAGATGAATTTATTGCAAAAATAAATACTTTTAATGAGTCGGCAGTTGAAAATAAAATAGAAAATATGGAAATATTAGTAGCAAGATATATTTTATGTACATTTATTGATGAGATTGTAAATAGTACATTTTCAAATAATGATAGTTGGTTTAATAAAAGTTTATTAAATATATTCCATAATGAAACTTATGGCGGAGAAAACTTTTTTCACTTAATGGATAAATTTTTAAAAACACCTGCAAAATATATAAATATATTAGAACTTATGTATATTTGTTTATCTTTAGGATTCCTTGGTAAATATCGAGTGGTAGATAGAGGTGAAATGGAAATAAATAATATAAAAGATAGTCTCTATAAACAAATAAAAATTGTCCAAGGAAGAGATCCTATCAAATTTTATACTAAAGTTGAACCAATAAAAAGAAGATATAAACTTTTTAATAAAATATCTTATCCTTTATTACTCACTTTTATTTTCTTATTATTAACTACTTTTTTCATATTTTTAAGTTATAGATTATATGAGAAAAATGAAAATTTTTTAAATTTAATTAATAATATTTCAAATACTAACATTCAGAAAAATATAGAGGAAACAAAAAATGATAAATTTTAA
- the tssK gene encoding type VI secretion system baseplate subunit TssK gives MENRVVWREGLFIKPQHFQQNDRYFTYELAQRTSMSRENNWGFYNLQIDEHLLSTGKLLITKASGLLFDGTYFEINSENNSLILDIKSNYLNKVVYLALPINIKNSDEVYFEEQKNMQTRLKARTIENIPNINSGETSISDILIAEYNFRLLFEDDLDARFIYLPICKIADISLNGTISLDNDFLPTYLDIQVANKLYTQTKEILEIIGFRAEKLSQKVTDSVMKNTQIGDYLLLQLLNKYESRIHYLLTQNRIHPDKIFIDLVSLTSELAVFMKKEKRLLNQFNYNHNEQYESFKRLFDELKNMLTMVLEQNSISLQIEKRKYGIHIVPIQDKELIKNSYFIFSVSADISADKIKEILINGLKFGTVENIKNLVNYHLIGFKIKPLATAPKEIPYKVNHLYFKLELTEENLKELLKSAAFAFHLSTEIPNVEYALWAIKNN, from the coding sequence ATGGAAAATAGAGTAGTTTGGAGAGAAGGACTTTTTATAAAACCACAACATTTCCAACAAAATGATAGATATTTTACTTATGAATTAGCTCAAAGAACTTCAATGTCTAGAGAAAATAATTGGGGATTTTATAATTTACAAATTGATGAACATCTTTTATCTACAGGTAAATTACTTATAACAAAAGCTTCTGGATTGTTGTTTGATGGAACTTATTTTGAGATTAATTCAGAAAATAATAGTTTAATTTTAGATATTAAAAGTAATTATTTAAATAAAGTTGTATATTTGGCTTTACCTATAAATATAAAAAACAGTGATGAGGTATATTTTGAGGAACAAAAAAATATGCAAACTAGACTTAAAGCAAGAACGATTGAAAATATTCCAAATATAAATTCAGGTGAAACGAGTATTAGTGATATTCTAATTGCAGAATATAACTTTAGATTACTTTTTGAAGATGATTTAGATGCAAGATTTATATATTTACCTATTTGTAAAATTGCAGATATTTCACTTAATGGAACAATATCTTTAGATAATGATTTTTTACCTACTTATTTAGATATACAAGTTGCTAATAAGCTATATACTCAAACTAAAGAAATTCTAGAAATTATTGGTTTTAGAGCTGAAAAATTATCACAAAAAGTAACTGATTCTGTTATGAAGAATACTCAAATTGGAGATTATCTTTTACTTCAACTTCTAAATAAATATGAAAGTCGAATACATTATTTATTAACACAAAATAGAATTCATCCTGATAAAATATTTATTGATTTAGTATCTTTAACAAGTGAGTTGGCTGTTTTTATGAAGAAAGAGAAAAGGTTATTAAATCAATTTAATTATAATCATAATGAACAGTATGAAAGTTTTAAAAGATTGTTTGACGAATTAAAAAATATGTTAACAATGGTACTAGAACAAAATAGTATATCTTTACAAATTGAAAAAAGAAAATATGGAATACATATTGTTCCTATTCAAGATAAAGAACTAATCAAAAATTCGTATTTTATTTTCTCTGTTTCAGCCGATATTAGTGCTGATAAAATTAAAGAAATTTTGATAAATGGATTGAAATTTGGGACAGTTGAAAATATAAAAAATTTGGTTAATTATCATCTTATAGGCTTTAAAATCAAGCCTTTAGCAACAGCTCCCAAAGAGATTCCTTATAAAGTTAATCATTTATATTTTAAATTAGAGTTAACAGAAGAAAACCTAAAAGAGTTATTAAAATCTGCTGCATTTGCATTTCACTTATCTACTGAAATTCCAAATGTAGAATATGCTTTATGGGCAATAAAAAATAATTAA
- the tssJ gene encoding type VI secretion system lipoprotein TssJ yields MYRNFSRFILILISTFFIIGCAKDPTHLELVLKSGDKLNLDIDDRSSPLMVTFYELESAEKFMKYDYWTILDDKESLKNDLISQSKHVILANQLQNYKIAFNNKARYLGILCNFRIIDNDYTWKSVIDLKKSSYNFGEFEINKFNMQRVDNGK; encoded by the coding sequence ATGTATAGGAATTTTAGTAGGTTTATATTAATTTTAATAAGTACATTTTTTATAATTGGGTGTGCAAAAGATCCAACACATTTAGAATTGGTATTAAAATCAGGAGATAAACTAAATCTAGATATTGATGATCGTTCTTCACCTTTAATGGTCACTTTCTATGAATTAGAATCAGCAGAAAAATTTATGAAATATGATTATTGGACAATACTTGATGATAAAGAAAGTTTAAAAAATGATTTGATTTCTCAATCAAAACATGTGATTTTAGCAAATCAACTTCAAAACTATAAAATAGCTTTCAATAATAAAGCTAGATATTTAGGTATTTTATGTAATTTTAGAATAATAGATAACGATTATACTTGGAAAAGTGTTATTGATTTAAAAAAGAGTTCTTATAATTTTGGAGAGTTTGAAATTAATAAATTTAATATGCAAAGAGTAGATAATGGAAAATAG
- the tagH gene encoding type VI secretion system-associated FHA domain protein TagH has product MQLLFEIINENNRTNNIFRLENKDAIIGRSIQSDWQLYDEMCHISGKHILIEYKDGLYFLTDISTNGTFLKNPYKKLPKDIPIKINTNDIYIIGNYEIKVKFLEQEASLKSLSSFDYLLNNEKSMNNQMIIPDDDFLLEDSSVMNNSFIKEEKKINTNNFFDIYENNENKIFDILNSSSSLEEENYEDNIPSFDVLNEHLDTSSYKVETMEEGIECEIEDEIIEIKNSEVNNEILSQLEQRLGIKISKLSKVEQKKVIDEIVDIVLNTITGLRNSLAIKDKFLSDMNLEKLISNNDDLNPIKKGKNESLMTLLNTSNEVITISQAVKNSFMDLDNHNLVVNSNINFTISNTIEEFSPENVLNKLDKNSKYKSYLPKKFQIWDLYIKDYENLKSENSEIFNKLKNNYSREYIDLLNSLKTSKI; this is encoded by the coding sequence ATGCAATTATTATTTGAAATAATTAATGAAAATAATAGAACAAATAATATTTTTAGATTAGAAAATAAAGATGCAATTATTGGTCGTTCTATTCAATCAGATTGGCAGTTGTATGATGAAATGTGTCATATCTCAGGCAAACATATTTTAATTGAATATAAAGATGGATTATATTTTTTAACTGATATTAGTACAAATGGAACATTTCTTAAAAATCCATATAAAAAATTGCCTAAAGATATTCCAATAAAAATAAATACTAATGATATTTATATAATTGGTAATTATGAAATAAAAGTTAAGTTTTTAGAACAAGAAGCCTCTTTAAAAAGTCTATCTTCTTTTGATTATCTTCTTAATAATGAAAAAAGTATGAATAATCAAATGATTATTCCTGATGATGATTTTTTACTTGAAGATAGTTCAGTTATGAATAATAGTTTTATAAAAGAAGAAAAAAAAATAAATACAAATAATTTCTTTGATATTTATGAAAACAATGAAAATAAAATATTTGATATATTAAATTCTAGTAGTTCTTTAGAAGAAGAAAATTATGAAGATAATATTCCAAGTTTTGATGTATTAAATGAACATTTAGATACTTCATCATATAAAGTAGAGACAATGGAAGAAGGAATAGAATGTGAAATTGAAGATGAAATTATTGAAATAAAAAATAGTGAAGTCAATAATGAAATTCTTTCTCAACTAGAACAAAGATTAGGTATAAAAATAAGTAAATTATCAAAAGTAGAACAAAAAAAAGTAATAGATGAAATAGTTGATATTGTTTTAAATACAATTACTGGATTAAGAAATTCTTTGGCAATTAAAGATAAATTTTTGTCAGATATGAATTTAGAGAAATTAATTTCAAATAATGATGATTTAAACCCAATAAAAAAAGGTAAAAATGAATCTTTAATGACTTTATTAAATACATCAAATGAAGTTATTACTATTTCTCAAGCAGTAAAAAATTCTTTCATGGACTTAGATAATCATAATTTAGTTGTAAATTCTAATATAAATTTTACTATTTCTAATACTATAGAAGAATTTTCTCCTGAAAATGTTCTTAATAAATTAGATAAAAATTCTAAATATAAATCATATCTACCAAAAAAATTCCAAATATGGGATTTATATATCAAAGACTATGAAAATCTAAAAAGTGAAAATAGTGAAATTTTCAATAAACTTAAAAATAACTATTCAAGAGAATATATTGATTTATTGAATAGTTTAAAAACATCAAAAATATAG